TTTTTCACTGGTCAAGCTGCTGCTTTGGCTGGAGGAACCACCATGCATATTGACTTTGTTATACCAGTTAATGGGAACTTGACTGCAGGTTTTGAGTCATATATGAACAAAGCAAAAAAAGCAGTAATGGATTATGGCTTTCATATGGCCATAACAAAGTGGGATGAGGGAGTTTCAAAGGACATGGAGTTGATGGTTAATGAGCATGGTTAGTGAAACCTACTATTGGTGATAAATTACTCTTCAGATTGATTGTTTATCTAGAAGTAGATTTTGCTGGCTTTTTTTTGCCTTCCAGAAAGGATATTCCTGATATGTTTTTGCATAAACATTAGGGATCAACTCTTTCAAGTTCTTTATGGCATACAAAGAATCATTGATGATAAGCGATGAGCTCCTACTGCAAGGCTTGCAGAAGTGCAAATCCCTTGGTGCAATCGCGATGGTTCATGCAGAGAATGGAGATGCTGTTGCTGAAGGACAAAAAAGAATGATAGATCTTGGGATAACAGGCCCAGAGGGGCATGCTCTTTCGAGGCCTCCAGTGGTAATTCTAAGCCATATATATTCAGCAACTTATTGTCAGTTCTACCCtttcttaatttatatttttttaaataattttttaggttatttgtttatttttttttaatgttcaaATTACTCCCTAGCTTTTTGCGttcattaacagaaaattaatgttacttaagcgttgtcaTCAGTAAATTTCTCATTTAACAAACTAGTAACTTCTGCATGGAGATTTACATTGACATATAGACAACTCACAAAAAGTATCATTTTATCAATCAGCATGATTTTTCTCTTTTGCAACTTCTTCTGGTCATGTACTTGATGCAATTACTGCATTGCTTATTATATCACATGGTGTAGCATGGGAATGGAGACTGTCATGTACCTAATTGGGAAGGAAATAAAGGTCATATGCATTTAGAGAGGAGTATAATATTATTGTGATTGTCATATGTGGTTTTCAAACTCTTAAGTTGAACGAGTCTTGCTTGTGAATACATAAATATGTCTGACTTGATCAGTGGGATTAAATGATAATGCAGGCAACAGGTATGCTTGATCCAGTACTGTACAGCTGTTTTGAAAATACTCTTTAGATTTATGCTTATCTTTTCAAGCCCTACAATATTATTTGCTGCTTTGCAGAATAAGtattgttttctttccttttcttatgTTTTTCTTTTAGATGAAAATTCTGGACCTAGCATTTTCTAGAAATGATCTTGGAATTCCTATCTCAAACACAATGGGATAACCTCTCACACTGTAGAATATGGAAATACTTTACTGGAAGAGGATGCTAAAGCTAAATCATAGCAGTGATGCATCACTAGTACAATGAGCTGAACTCATTTGTCATATGTCACTATGTTTCTTCTTTTCCAACTTGGTAATTAGATTCCCATCTATCTTTTTCTTATGTGCTTGCAAATTTTAAACAGTTGGAGGGAGAAGCTACTGCAAGAGCTATCCGCTTGGCCAATTTTGTCAATACTCCCTTATATGTGGTTCATGTTATGAGCATTGATGCCATGGAGGAGATTGCCAAGGCCAGAAAAGCAGGTAACAGATTATGTCGTTTCCTTTAATTTTATTCTTAGTGCCTTCAAGATATATTCCAGGATGACTATTTATGTTCTGCACCTAAGATGAAAGGTCAATATGGAGCTGGTTGATATGGGAATTCTTATTTCAAAGTAGCTTACCTAGTAGAAATTTATTCTCTAGCATTCATCTTATGAATGCAGGGCAAAGGGTCATTGGTGAACCTGTAGCTTCTGGGTTAATCCTTGATGATTCTTGGCTTTGGCATCCTGACTACACTACTGCTGCAAAGTAAGACCTAGTACATTTTCCATTCCATTcattgttttaaaattttcatatttgctGTGTCTGataattacttttattttcttcTAGATATGTAATGAGCCCTCCAATAAGGACATCAGGACATGATAAGGCTCTTCAAGCTGCCCTTTCAACTGGTGTCTTGCAAGTAATGAATCTTCTCTACTGTTATAATGGTGAACCTTCttttttcattacatacaaagagAGTGATATTTCTAAGAGAATGTGGGATTGATTAGACATAAAGTAGAAAACTATAATTGGGCGAGAGAAATACAGATTTATGGGTGCATGCACATAAGGTTACCAATTCCATATGAAGGGCATAAACTCTCGCTTTTGTACCATATTATTGATTTGCACGATGCTTCTCACCTCGTATGTCAAGAAAAATTAGAGAAAATAAATAAGAATGACATGAAACACAGTTCTGTTGGTGCAGTTTTACATTTAGAAACTGTTTTGTTCTATTCTTTATGGCAGTATTATATTCTAACACTTGCTTACACTTGTTTTTTTTCTATCTATGTTTCTCTATCTGTCAATTGCTTTGTGATTTTggttttggtttgcattttattctagcaagcatacatgatatatttcatacatCTCATGTTGATCAATTTATTGGTAATAAAGCTAGGATGTACCAAAAAAGAACATATCTAGTAATTTTTTCACTGCAATGCAGCTTGTTGGGACTGATCATTGCGCTTTTAACTCGACTCAAAAAGCTCTTGGTTCTGAAGACTTTAGAAAGATCCCAAATGGTGTCAATGGTATGTTCTTGTGTTGGTAGCAGTTGCCTTGATGCAGCATTAAATGTTCATTATGAGATGGACATTGTCATTCTTATCAGATGTACATTGTCACCATTAATTCCAGGTATAGAGGAAAGAATGCATCTAATATGGGATAAGATGGTGGTAAGCTGCAACACTGAGATGACTAATATCTACTTACATGGAATATTCCGCAAAATTTCATATGATATTTGCAAAAACTTGGCATTGTTACAGGAATCTGGACAAATGACGGTTACTGATTATGTTCGAGTGACAAGCACCGAGTGGTATGTTATCAAAATGGTGATGTGCATAATGAAGTTGATAATAACAAAGCATTACATGTTTATACGTATTATTTAAATTTCTGCATATATTTGACAAAATTAATTTTCGATAAGAACCTTCGTTATCTAAATAAAACAATCGTTTGGTTGTATGTGTATAGATCATCAGGTGATGTTTTACAAATTTAGCATCATACTTTGTGCAGTGCCAAAGTATTCAACATTTACCCACGTAAAGGAGCTATACTGGAAGGATCTGATGCTGATATAATCATATTAAACCCCAACGCAAGCTTTAAGATAGCCGCTGCTTCTCACCACTCAAGATCCGATACAAATGTGTATGAAGGGGCGAAAGGAAAGGTAATCATTGTTGATCGTTGATCACTATATGTTAGTCAAACTGGGCGAGCATGATGCTAAATGCAAAACTGTCAAGGACTTGTACCTCTTTTCCTAATATTGATAGGATTCCAAATGGAGtttcacatttcaagtattttcatAGTCCTGGAATCTTTACAACAGAGTCCCAATGTGTTACTGACTTGCTGTTAAATCACCGCTGCAGGGAAAAGTTGAAGTCACGATTTCACAGGGAAGGGTGGTTTATGAAGATGGTAAACTGAAGGTTGCCCCTGGCTCTGGCAGGTACATAAGAATGCCACCTTTTGGCTATCTTTTCGACGGCATAGAGAAGGCAGATGCTGCATATTTTGCTTCTCTTAATGCTCCAATCCAACGCACGAAATCTGCAGCTTGAGGTTAAATGGTAATGTACTTTAGAATTAGCTTGTAAAAAACAAAATAAGTGATAGAAACGATGAACAAAAATACAACTTCAGAAAAAGATAGATTCTGAATTGAATAGTTGCGACAAATTCAGTTCTACAATAACAGAAAAAGTTCGTCATCAGTTGTGATTTTTATAAGTTAAGAAATTTGATTTGCATGTAGGTGCACATTGTTCTTctcctcaaatagtttgcagcACTAAAGGAACAGTTTTACTACAACATAATCTTGCTTTAACTATAACAAACTTATCCACAGAACCTTTAGTCAAGTATAAACAATCTGAACTATACATCTAGTGGTAATCTTCTTAGGTCATTGCGATGCTTCATTTTGTTATTttgtttgttatttattttttatatatacttCTCATGGTTGCAATGTCTGAATTTAAATGACAACGGAAAGTTCGGAATATCTGATAGATGTTTCTGACTCGTTTGCATATTCATCGCTGATCAGAAGAAAATGATTTAATGTTACTATTCTTTATCTGTTGTGGAGGGTGTGCAAAATTCTCTTTATGTTTCTGCCTGTAGAGATGGTACAGAAGTGGACTTTTAGTTGATAATTCACCACATTCTCGAAAGAGATGATGCAAAGCTTACATGTTTAGATACACCACAATCTCATAAGAGGTGATGCAAAGCTTTACATGTTTAGATACACCTATATAGATGATGCAGAAATGGACTTTTAGCTGATAATTCACCACAATattctcattattttttattcatttctTGGATATCCTTAAGCCTTCCATTGTGTTAGAATTGCTGTCCTCCCGAAGGAGAGTCTCCTAAAAATCAATGTCCTAAAACTTTATGCAATATTGTTTACAAATTTCTTACTACTCATATAAAGCTCTTCTTAtgcaatttaataaataaaaaataatcttttttttttatctcaagtaAACACATCACCATTACCCAGGAGTTGACCCATGACACTGTGTGGGaagaatccaacatgagatggatTGGCAATGAACTTGATGCATTGCTAAAACCAAAATAATTAGAAGCATGAACTGGGCTCCTTGCTAAAATCCAGGATATCATTGAGCCCTCGATTTCTCATTGCAGAAATAACATTGTATGATCTAATCTTCTCATTATTTAGGTTTTAGCAGTGGACCAAGTTCGTGCTTGTCCAAATCATGATGGATTGGCAATTGACCAGCCATGGGCTAAACAACTGCAGCTCCCCGTGACCACCGCCTCTTTTGTTTGTATCAAGTTAACATCATATGCCTACGGTACGTAATcaatttcttttcctttcctttccttgtcTCTGTCGATGGCAAAACCGAGGGCACCAGTATTTGTCGACTATATATGGGTGGACCATGGCGGATCCGATACATGCTATGCCCTCATTTGTTTTATGCATACGTATATTATCCATGTCCAAAGACATAACAATCTGATCCAGTAGTTGTGAgggcaaaagagagagagagagagagagagagaatgattgCTAAGAGAGTGGTGGTGTTTCAGGTAGCAGCGACCTTGTTGTTAGCATCAGCtgtcgcagcagcagcagcagcagcggcaataTCGAAGCCAGGATGCCCGAGCAAGTGCGGCGAAGTAGACATCCCCTACCCGTTCGGCATCGGGACCGACTGCTCCATGGAAGGCTTCGACATCACTTGCAATGACACCACCGATCCTCCAAAACCTTTCATAGCTGTAGGAAACATCGAAATCCTCAACGTCTCCTTGGTTGATCACGAGTTAAGCGTGCACATCTACATGGTTGGTCAGTGCTACGAGCAATCTGGTAATTACTCAACGACAAGCCTGGCCCTGCCATTCTTGTTCTCGGCCGCCAGCAACAAGTTCACCGTCGTCGGTTGCTCCACTCTCGCCTACGTCGTAGGCCAAAACGTGAAAGGCAACACTTACGCGAGCGGCTGCGTGTCCTACTGCGACGACGCCGGTGGCGTTTCGGAGGGGCCGGGTTGCGATGGCATGGGTTGCTGCCAAACTTCCATACCCAAGTCGCTCAGCAATTTTACCGCCTACTTCAGTGATTCCTTAAACAACAGTGAGGTGGCGAGCTTCAGTCCCTGTAGCTATGCCTTCGTAGCCGATCAAGATTGGTTCCGCTTCAATAAATCCACCCTCTTCCCTGATTTCGGCGACGAGACCAATTACCAGGTTCCTGTGCTGCTGGACTGGGCGATGCGCAACCACTCGTCGTGCCGGGATGCTGAAGCTGACTACCCTAACTACGCCTGCCGCAGCGCTAACAGCGACTGCTTGAATTCCACCAATGGCCCCGGGTACTTATGCAAGTGTTCCCAAGGATACACAGGCAATCCCTATC
This DNA window, taken from Musa acuminata AAA Group cultivar baxijiao chromosome BXJ3-7, Cavendish_Baxijiao_AAA, whole genome shotgun sequence, encodes the following:
- the LOC103992464 gene encoding dihydropyrimidinase — protein: MAAMAVRAFCSPRRPLRSDAFLLLVLFLVSVSCSTSEPQGFCAVGYESDCGLSSEKILIKGGTVVNAHRKEVADVYIEDGIVVSVRPNIKVGDHVKIIDATGKYVMPGGIDPHTHLEMEFMGTVTIDDFFTGQAAALAGGTTMHIDFVIPVNGNLTAGFESYMNKAKKAVMDYGFHMAITKWDEGVSKDMELMVNEHGINSFKFFMAYKESLMISDELLLQGLQKCKSLGAIAMVHAENGDAVAEGQKRMIDLGITGPEGHALSRPPVLEGEATARAIRLANFVNTPLYVVHVMSIDAMEEIAKARKAGQRVIGEPVASGLILDDSWLWHPDYTTAAKYVMSPPIRTSGHDKALQAALSTGVLQLVGTDHCAFNSTQKALGSEDFRKIPNGVNGIEERMHLIWDKMVESGQMTVTDYVRVTSTECAKVFNIYPRKGAILEGSDADIIILNPNASFKIAAASHHSRSDTNVYEGAKGKGKVEVTISQGRVVYEDGKLKVAPGSGRYIRMPPFGYLFDGIEKADAAYFASLNAPIQRTKSAA